The Euphorbia lathyris chromosome 2, ddEupLath1.1, whole genome shotgun sequence genome includes a window with the following:
- the LOC136216574 gene encoding EPIDERMAL PATTERNING FACTOR-like protein 4 gives MAVLRLRHHLSAVTAFTFLLFFSSSGLVLSHLLGTEFTKTEQGGKVAGLTAFDRFKFFSQKRLGGPGSSPPTCRSKCGRCSPCKPVHVPIQPGLSMPLEYYPEAWRCKCANKLFMP, from the exons ATGGCCGTTTTACGCCTCCGCCACCATCTATCAGCTGTCACCGCCTTCACGTTTCTGCTCTTCTTCTCTTCCTCGGGTTTAGTTCTCTCCCACTTACTCG GAACTGAATTTACAAAGACGGAACAAGGCGGAAAAGTAGCTGGATTAACGGCATTTGACCGATTTAAATTTTTCAGTCAGAAGAGACTCGGCGGTCCTGGTTCTTCACCGCCTACTTGTAGATCCAAATGCGGGAGATGTTCGCCGTGTAAACCAGTTCATGTACCGATTCAACCAGGTTTGAGTATGCCATTGGAGTATTATCCAGAGGCTTGGAGATGCAAGTGTGCAAATAAACTGTTTATGCCTTGA